Proteins from one Pleuronectes platessa chromosome 16, fPlePla1.1, whole genome shotgun sequence genomic window:
- the pam16 gene encoding mitochondrial import inner membrane translocase subunit tim16, protein MARVLAQIIVMGAQVVGRAFARALQQEYAASQAAARARGRSGQQSAAATSITGMSLQEAQQILNLDTLTPEEIQKNYEHLFKVNDKGVGGSFYIQSKVVRAKERLEEELSIESQKQQSHQNTET, encoded by the exons ATG GCCAGGGTTCTTGCACAGATCATTGTGATGGGGGCGCAGGTGGTGGGACGTGCGTTTGCCCGTGCTTTACAACAAGAATATGCAG CGAGCCAAGCGGCAGCGCGGGCCAGGGGCCGCTCGGGGCAGCAGTCAGCCGCTGCCACCAGCATCACCGGGATGAGTCTGCAAGAGGCGCAGCAGATCCTCAACCTCGACACTCTCACCCCTGAGGAGATTCAGAAG AACTATGAGCATCTTTTTAAAGTCAATGACAAGGGAGTGGGCGGTTCATTTTACATACAGTCAAAA GTGGTGCGGGCTAAAGAGCGTCTAGAAGAAGAGCTGAGTATTGAGTCACAAAAGCAGCAGTCGCACCAGAATACGGAAACATGA
- the glis2b gene encoding zinc finger protein GLIS2b — protein MLSLDEPLDLKLPRRASGRDRGVRSPPLSPIYPKRARQLRMADDGTAVIEPASPASPCTGVQVGPHDRTDTPTPPAVDLSMSPCSRHTPSSPEMTNGNYVPSGAFQFFVPIGAGAGLHLPSSMFIGQTSDKRASPDLSADEQLACHWRKCHLLFDSLQDLVDHVNDFHVKPEKDSGYCCHWEGCARKGRGFNARYKMLIHIRTHTNEKPHRCPTCNKSFSRLENLKIHNRSHTGEKPYICPYEGCNKRYSNSSDRFKHTRTHYVDKPYYCKMLGCLKRYTDPSSLRKHIKAHGHFVAQEQGSPGGVGSLLKGSHSGGLGSGGGKDSEMSYMSGTHIIIPGAAAALLGGHTLQGLSGAVPLSPLSPRPLDLSSLGCPNSPPGSLGGTSILSFHGSPLGLAKSPLLSAAFSSSALGLQMMPMLGAASERRAQSQQFKRSQGEEAENVVTGGILNLSTGGSHDPLSWVVIPPGTVVLKPAVVN, from the exons ATGCTGTCCCTGGATGAGCCCCTGGACCTCAAGCTCCCTCGGCGGGCCAGTGGGCGGGACAGAGGGGTGCGCTCACCTCCCCTCTCCCCAATATACCCCAAGCGAGCTCGCCAGCTCCGCATGGCGGACGATGGGACTGCAGTCATAGAGCCGGCCTCGCCAGCTTCTCCATGCACAG gtgtgcAGGTGGGCCCTCACGACCGAAcagacacccccaccccccctgcgGTGGACCTGAGCATGTCTCCCTGCTCCCGCCACACCCCCAGCTCTCCAGAAATGACCAACGGCAACTACGTCCCCTCAGGG GCCTTTCAGTTTTTCGTGCCAATCGGAGCCGGGGCGGGACTTCACCTGCCGTCCTCCATGTTCATTGGCCAGACGAGTGACAAGCGGGCCTCTCCGGACCTGTCAGCGGATGAACAACTGGCCTGCCACTGGAGGAAG TGCCACCTGCTCTTTGACTCCCTACAAGACCTGGTGGACCACGTCAACGACTTCCATGTCAAGCCTGAGAAGGATTCTGGGTACTGCTGCCACTGGGAGGGCTGTGCTCGCAAAGGCAGGGGGTTCAATGCCAG GTACAAGATGCTAATCCACATCCGGACTCACACCAACGAGAAGCCCCACCGCTGCCCCACCTGCAACAAGAGCTTCTCACGTCTGGAGAACCTCAAGATACACAATCGCTCACACACAG GTGAAAAGCCCTACATTTGTCCTTATGAGGGTTGCAACAAGCGTTACTCCAACTCCAGCGATCGCTtcaaacacacgcgcacacactatGTGGACAAGCCTTACTACTGCAAGATGCTGGGCTGCCTGAAGCGCTACACAGACCCCAGCTCTCTTCGCAAGCACATCAAAGCCCACGGCCACTTTGTGGCTCAGGAGCAGGGCTCCCCCGGGGGGGTGGGCTCCCTGCTGAAGGGGAGTCACAGTGGAGGGCTTGGGAGTGGAGGGGGTAAGGATTCAGAGATGTCCTACATGAGCGGAACCCACATCATCATCCCAGGGGCAGCGGCTGCTCTCCTGGGAGGCCACACTCTGCAGGGCCTGAGTGGCGCCGTGCCCCTGTCTCCCCTCAGTCCTCGTCCCCTGGACCTCAGCTCACTGGGTTGCCCCAACTCGCCTCCAGGCAGCCTCGGCGGCACGTCCATCCTGTCCTTCCACGGCTCGCCGCTGGGATTGGCCAAGTCGCCGCTGCTCTCCGCGGCATTCTCCTCCTCGGCCCTGGGCCTGCAGATGATGCCCATGCTAGGGGCAGCGTCTGAGCGGAGGGCCCAGAGTCAGCAGTTCAAGAGGAGCCAGGGGGAGGAGGCCGAGAACGTGGTAACTGGAGGCATCCTGAACCTCTCCACAGGAGGGTCTCATGATCCGCTGTCCTGGGTGGTCATCCCTCCAGGCACCGTGGTGCTCAAGCCAGCTGTGGTcaactga